In Pirellulales bacterium, the following proteins share a genomic window:
- a CDS encoding transglutaminase-like domain-containing protein produces MTQAFNDNPEFAKLLAHRDDGVDLVRLMLEFAGDAYPDLNPGAPLASIAALGDQARAAVEHAAKDGIEAQLAAVSELLYEQVGFRGNQESYYDPRNSYLNDVLARRLGIPISLAILYAAVGRHAGLDLYGVGTPGHFVVGCRSAGETLYVDPFTDGAVLDEYSCRERIDRVLGQSGVVNSEHFRPATSREVAARVLRNLKAAHAMRDAWPAALPVQLRLTALLPDVLDERRDLGLIHLRNGNPHPAVALLEEYVQASQGESAAAVQPFLKSARRMAAERN; encoded by the coding sequence ATGACACAAGCGTTTAACGACAATCCGGAGTTTGCCAAGCTGCTGGCGCATCGTGACGACGGTGTCGATTTGGTGCGGCTGATGTTGGAATTCGCGGGCGACGCATACCCAGATCTGAATCCGGGCGCACCGCTTGCGAGCATTGCCGCGTTGGGTGACCAGGCACGCGCCGCGGTCGAACACGCAGCCAAGGACGGAATCGAAGCACAGCTCGCGGCCGTCAGCGAGTTGCTCTACGAGCAGGTAGGATTCCGCGGGAACCAAGAGTCTTATTATGATCCGCGCAATAGCTATTTGAACGACGTTCTGGCGCGACGACTGGGTATTCCCATTTCGTTGGCCATCCTGTATGCGGCCGTGGGGCGGCATGCCGGACTCGATTTGTATGGCGTCGGCACGCCGGGGCATTTTGTCGTGGGCTGCCGTAGCGCAGGAGAAACTTTGTACGTCGATCCTTTCACCGATGGGGCGGTGCTGGACGAGTATTCTTGCCGCGAAAGGATCGATCGCGTGCTTGGTCAAAGCGGCGTTGTGAACAGCGAACATTTTCGACCGGCCACGTCGCGTGAGGTAGCTGCCCGCGTGTTGCGTAACCTCAAGGCGGCGCACGCGATGCGAGACGCCTGGCCGGCGGCCTTGCCCGTGCAGTTGCGGCTGACGGCATTGTTGCCAGATGTGCTGGACGAGCGGCGCGATTTGGGGCTGATTCATTTGCGCAACGGCAATCCTCACCCCGCCGTGGCGCTATTGGAAGAGTACGTGCAGGCGAGCCAGGGAGAATCGGCCGCGGCAGTACAACCGTTTTTGAAATCCGCCCGGCGCATGGCGGCCGAGAGAAACTAA